The DNA window CCGCGGGGAACGACCCGAAACTCCGATTCGCATTCCCCGCCGAGCCGCACGACGTTTGTGAAAGCCTTGGTGATGCGCTCGATGTCGTCGGGGTGGACGTATTCCAGCATGACCGAAGGCGGAGGCGTTTTTCCGGCCGGTAGTCCGAAGTGGGACAGGCAGATGTCCGAGCACTTCAGGTCGCCGCGAAACGGCTCGTACTCCCAGGCGCCCATGCCGCCGGTTTCCAGCGCCAGCCGCAGGCGTTGCTCGCTGTCGCGGAGCGCATCGGCTTCAAGCGCCTTTCGTTCGGCGATGACCTGTCGCAGGACGCGTTCGACGGTGACGGGGAGTGTTTCGAGGAAGTCGTCGGTCTTTCGGACCACGTCGCGCACGCCGGCACGGAGTGCCTCGAGCACGCGGCCTTCATCGCTGAACCCTGTCACCAGGATGGCGGCGGGGGCGTTGCCCCTGGCGGCGAGTTCTCGAAAAAAGTCCAGCCCGGTGACGGGCCCGCTGAGCTGATAATCAACCACCACCAGGCCGACGTCGCTTCGCGGGCTTTGATGGGCGGTCAACTGGCGTTCGGCCTCGGCGCGGCTGTTGGCGGTGATGACCGAGTGGCCGGCGCGTTCCAGCACCCGCCGGCAAAGGGCCAGCAGCCCTTCGTCGTCGTCGAGTACCAGGATCTTGTGAACGGGTTGATCGGCCAAACGTTACTCCGAGGAACAGATGCCGCATCGGGCATCCGCCCAGTTGAGCCTAAGCGTCACCGGCCGCACCGGCCGGAAGTTTCACGACCTGCAGGAAGAAACCGAGCCGCTTCACGGCGTCCACGAAAGGCTCGTACTCCACCGGCTTGGTGATGTAGACGTTACAGCCGAGCTGATAGCACCTTTCGACTTCGCGCGGGTCGTCCGTGGTGGTCAGCATGATGACCGGCAGGGTAGCCGTGCGCGAATCGGACTTCAGTCGTCGCAAAACTTCCACGCCGTCCACCCGCGGCATGTTGATATCCAGGAGCAGCACGCAATTGCTGGCGGCGTTCTCGGATGCCGTCTTGGCGTCGGGGCCGTGAAAGTAGTCCAGCGCTTCCTGGCCGTCCCGCAGTCGGGTGAATCCATTGGCGACGCCGGCGCGGCGGAGATTACGTTCGACCAACGAGGCATGCCCGTCGTCGTCTTCTGTCAGGATGATGTGTACTGGTTCCATTTGCATTGTTGTTCGAGTCTCAAACGCGTGGCGTTTCGGAATGCTCGGCGGCGGCAGCAACCGGGAGCGGGGCCTCGCTGCCGGCGTCGGGCGGCAGCGCGAGATAGAAGGTCGTACCGACGCCTTCGGTGGATTCGACCCAGATTTCTCCGCCGTGGCGTTCGACCGCACGACGCACCAGCGCCAGGCCGATCCCTTCACCCTTGGCGATGTCGCCGTGCAGGCGCTGGAACGCGACGAACACCTTCCCGAGGTATGCGGCGGGAATGCCCAGGCCGTTATCCCGGACATAGTAGGTCATCTTTCCGTGGCGGAGAACGCCGGATTCGCCGGCGGTGCCGACTTCCACCACGCCGGGCCGAGCAGGGTCCAGATAGTTGACGGCATTGCCGATCAGGTTGCCGAAGATTTGCTCGACCGCCGCCGGGTCGCCACGGCAGGGGGGCAGATCTCCGACGACGACGCGAGCAGACTTGCCTTCGATGGTGTTGGCCATCGCGTCGACGACGCGGGCGACCGTGGACTGCACATCGACGGTCTGAAGCCGATACTCCACCCGACCCGCCCGCGACAGGCGCAGAAGAGCGTCGATAATCGAAGCCGACCGGGTGACCGCCGACTGGATGAATCGGATCGAGTCCACCACATCGGCCTCGAGGAGCCGGTCGACGCGTTTGCGGATGTCGGGCGGCACGCGGTCGTCGGAAAGCGTGGATCGCAGGTCTGCGCCGGCATGAGCCAGTTCCTGGCTGAAGCCCTGCAGGTTCACCAACGGCGACCGCAGGTCGTGGCTGACGCTGTAAACGAACATTTCGTTCTCCTGCGTCTGCTGCCGCAGGCTTTCGTTGGCGGCGCTCAATTCGGTGGCTCGCTTCTCGAGCTCGGCCTTGTACCGCCGCTCGGCCTCTACGCCTTCGGACAGCCGGCGTGCGGTCTCGTGCATGACCGCATCGAGCCGGGCGATCTCGTCCCCGCCGGGCAGGCGACCGGCCAGTGGCTGGCCTTCGGCCAGCGCCTCGGCGTTGGCGGTCACGACCGAAACGCGGCGAGACACACCCCTGCTGAAGACGTAAGCAACGAAGCAGGTGACGAGCGTGGCGCCGAACACGCCGCCCCCGATCATCCAACGCTGGCTCGTTCGGGCGGCATGCAAGGCGCCCAATCGCTGGGCCTCGAGCCGCCCCTCCTCCCGGATGAACTCGTCGAGTTCGGCTCGAAGCCGGTCCATCCGGCTTTTTCCCTCGAATGCGATGACCTGCGAGACGGCCTGGTCGCGCCGGGCCGCCCGTACCAGGACCATCATCTGGCGGATCCACGTATCGAGCGACTGCGCACTGCCCAGGACGGCCTTGGCCCGGGACGTCTGCACCGGGTTGTCCGAGACCAGTTTCGACAGGCCTTTGAACGTGTTCAGGGCAGTGTCAAGAAGTCCTTCTGCCTCAGTGCCGAACGTCGGATTCGAAGTAATGATGTACCCCCGCGCCGCCGACTGCGCCATGACGATATCGCTATAGGCAGTCTGGGCTTGCACCAGAACGTCCTTGGTGTGCAAAGCCATTTTTTCGGCTTCGGCGGCGTCCGACAGCGACCGATTCATGAGGAAGATAAAGACCAGCTGGAACAGCAGCGGGACCGCTATCAGCAACAGGCCTTTTTTGAGGAGGGTCATTCGCACGGGGGTGACGCTGGTGGGTGGGATGGTGGATGCCTTATTCGAACGTGGACTGCACTGTGTTCGCGCCAGGCAGTCCCATTTCACAGGCTGGTAACTGAGTTCCAGCGTGAGCCCGGCGTTTACGGAAGGGCTAGTTCGGGCGACTCTAGAATGTCCCGGGGTAACACACAACGCACAAAGTGCCATACGGCCTCAGCCGGCAAATCCGTCGGGTCCGGCCGTTCCTCTAGATTTCCGACGCGGCTGTCCGATAATGACTTCGTGGATCGGGGTCCGCGCTGGTGCCCGGGCTGGAAGCCTGTGCTACGCGAGTCGATTCGGTCGGCAGCCCTGAGCTGCCACCTGCGGCAAGGAGGCCGCACGCGATGGCTGACGTACTTGACCAGTCCGAAGTCGACGCGCTTCTTGCCGCTGTCGATACCTCCCAGGCCTCCAACGGCCCGCCTCCGCAGGTCTTCTCTTCCGGCGGCACGTCCTCGGTCGAAGTTCACGTTTACGATTTCAAACGTCCCGAACGCGTCAGCAAAGATCAGATGCGGGCGCTCGAGGCGCTGCACGAGGGTTTCGGCCGAAATTTTGGAGCCGCGCTGTCCGGCTACCTCCGCACGATCGTGGAAGTTTCCGTCGCCCACATCGAGCAGCTCACGTACTCCGAGTTTATCCATTCGCTGCCCAATCCTACGTGCTTCAATCTGGTCAAGGCCGAGCAGCTCGACGGGCAGATGTGTCTGGAAATTTCGCCGCTGATCATCTATCCGATCATCGACCGACTGCTGGGCGGGAGCAACGCCGACCTGTTCATCCCGCAGCGGCCCCTGACGCAAATCGAGCAGCGGCTGGTGCAGCGGATCACCGACCGCGCGATGCAGCACCTCTCGGAGGCCTGGACGAACCTGACGCCGGTCACGTTCAGCGTCAGCGATTTCGAGAGCAACCCGCAACTGGTGCTGATCGTCCCCCCGAACGAAACGGTCGTGGTCGTCAGCTTCGAACTCAAGATGGGCAACCGCGCCGGCACGATGAGCCTGTGCATTCCGTACAACGTGATTGAGCCGGTCATCGGGCTGCTGAATCAGCAGAACTGGTTCAGCTATCAGCGTAAGGGAAGCCAGGACGAGCACCTGCGAAAGCTCACGCGCAACGTCAGCAACGCGCCGATCGAATTGAGGGCATTCCTCGCGGCCACGACGATGACGCTCAATGAGCTCATGTCGCTGCAGGTGGGCGACGTCATCACCACCGAGAAGCCGATCGAAAAGGAAATCCTGATTCAGGTCGAGGGTCGTAACAAGTTCCTGGGGCAGGTGGGCCGGCTGCGGGGAAGCAAGGCCGTGCAGATCACCCGGCTGTGTCAGGACGCCACCGAAGGCCTGCGGGCCGAGGCGCTGAGCGCGGCGGCTGGCAGCGCCAGCGGGACACCAGGGTCATGAGCCGGTCTGCCAGCCGGGCCGCCGGCGCAAGGCGTCCCTCCGAAGGCACCGGTCGTACAAGAAGTGCGCGGCGGCCGAGGCGCTCGAACGGTCGGCCACGCGAGGTGACATCGACCTATCTCGAAGCGTCTGAACGCCCGGGCATGAGCCTGCTGGTCCTGCTGCCGTTCGTCATCGTGTACGAACTTTACGCAGCGGGACTGATCGCGTCGGGGCCTGTGGGGGCGGTTCGATCGGTGCCTCACATCACGGCTTTCCTGCTGATCGAGGATTTGTTCCGATTGCTGGGCGTTGTCGGGCGGCACCTGCCGGCGTTCGCGCTGACCGCGATGCTGCTGGGGGCGCATGTCCTTCGCAACGATCGGTGGCGCTTTCATCCGGCCGTTCCGTTTGCGATGGGCATCGAGGGGATCGCCTGGGCTGTCCCGCTGCTGATCTTCGGCTGGGTAATGGCAAGATTCGTGACGCTGGGGGGCGGGGGAATTGGCGGGGAATGGGCGATTCTTTGCGTTGGCGCTGGGATTTACGAGGAAATGGTGTTCCGGCTGATGCTCGCGTCGATCCTACTGCTGATCCTGAAGGACCTCGTCGGCGTACGAACGGGGGCTGCGGTGGTGACGGCTGTAGTCGTCAGTGGGGTGCTCTTTGCACTGTATCATTACCTGAGTCCTGCTGAGGACTTCCGGCTGCGGACGTGCCTTTTTCGAACAGGGGCCGGTGTCTACTTTGGGGCACTATTTCTGCTGCGTGGATTTGGTGTAACTGCAATTTGTCACATGGCTTACGACATTTTTGTGGTGGGAATTCTGTCGCAGGCATGAACCAAAGATGAATTATTTCCTACCCAAGAGGAGTGTGACCTCTATAATGCCTCCATTCGTTGTTCGCGAGGTGCGGACAACCTTCGGCTGCAGGCGGTAAAGCTGGCAGGGAAGCTGGATCTTTACCGGCGGGAACGCACAAGTCGGCCATTCCGGCCTTAACTTGCAGCCCACCGTTTTTTCCGATGTCTAAGAGGTCCCGGTGGTAGTAACTTCCACCAGCCTCTCTATTTGGAGATTGAAATTCTCCTAAGAAAGAGCATGGACGCTATGTCGACCAATAACAGAACCAAACAACGTCGTTCCGGAGGCCTGAGCCTTCACCTGTACCAGCGCGCCCTCCACCCGGAGCTCTTCAAGATCCTCGGGAGCGAGCAGGTCGTGCGTCGCGCTTACGAAGCCGACATCTGGCTCGTTGAAGGTGGCCATGTCGTTACGTTTGTCGCCGGCAAGACCTCACTCGTCGAAGTCATCGTCACGGGCAACGAACAGCTTCCCGATCGCAACCTGATCCAGGCGCTTCAGTGTCGTGGTGAACGCTACCACGAGACAACGATCGGTCCTAATGTGCGCTACATGATCAGCACCCAGGAAGAGCAGCTGACCCAGACGCTGTACGACGCAACACGCCATGAAATCAGCACTTACGCGGCCAAGCGTGAGCTGATGAGCGCCGAAGGACAGTTCACCGGCGACGCCGGCGGTTACCTCAGCGTTCTCGATATCGAATGCCGCAGCCACGAACTGCTCGTCCAGAGCTTCCACCTGTTTGACGACAACCAGCTGGTCATCAAGACGCAGGCCATCTTCGAAGTCGCCAAAGAGCCGCGACAGAACTGATCGTCGCCGCGCCTGGCCTAGGGCGCAATGGAGCCTGCCGGACCTTAATCACAGACCACCCAGACGCCCCGGATGTCCGTCCGCGGGCGTCTTTGTTTTGACGCCGAGTTTCCTGCGGGCTTGCGTCTGGGGCGGTGCCACCTGCTTACCGGAACGGCGGCGGGCCGCCGCGCGGACCGGCTTCACGGGGTCGCCCGTCGGGCGGTCGATCGCCCGGCGGACGATCATTCCGCTCACGCAATCGCGCCGCCTGCCGCCGGGCTTTATCGGCGGCGGCGGTATCACCCAGCTTCGTCTCCACCTCCACCAGCAACTCATACAGGATCGCCGGCGACTCCCGATGTCGCGGAGGACCCCGGCTTTCCGATTCGGCCCGCTCTATTTGATTGATCACGCGGACCAGCAGTGCCCTGGCTTCGTCGGTCCGGCCCTGAGCCAGCAGTACCGCGGCCGCCCGCGACGCCGGATCACCGAGGGTCACCACAGGAGGCCCAGCCCGACCGCCATCACCGTTGGGCCCGCGGGGCGGACCGACCTCGCCCCTGCGCTCCAGGAGCATCATCGATGCGTTGTACGCCGCAAGTGCCCCCGCGGCGTCATTGGAGGCCTCCAGCAATCGTCCGGTCCGGTAGTGGCACGCCGCCATCGGCATACCGGCACGTTGATCGACCCCTTCCCGTTCGACGTACTGGTTCATCGCGTACGCGATCTGCTTCAGTGCGACAGCGCGGCCTTCAGGATCCCCGGGGATCGCTGAGATCGAACCGATCGATTCCAGCAGGCCAGCCGTCGCACTGGCCCTCAAGGCGTCGTCCGAAGACGGGCCGGCCAGCGCGCGCTCAAACCGCTCGGCGGCTAGTCCGTACGAGCGATCCGCCGACTCCGTCTCCGACATCAGGCGATAGACGTCGGCGACGCGGTGATAGCCCCAGGCGGCTTCGACCTCGAGCGACGGGTCAGTGAGATTCCGCTCCGAGAAGCGATCGTAGAATCGCAGCACACCTTCGAGTACGCCGGCGTTCACGAGGGCACGCATGTCCTTGGCCGGCAGATGGTCCGGCCTGCCGCCGGGCGGCTCGCGCCGGTCCAGGGGCGGTTCGCGGCGTTCGCCGGGCGGACCGCCGCCCATCGGAAGCTCGAGCTGCTGACTGGCGCTGAGCTGGCCGAACAAGTCGGACAGCGCGTCGAGGCACAGCCGGACGTTGTCGTCCGAAATCTTTCTTGCCGTTTCGGCTTCGCCCCGACGGATGGATTCGGCTTTCAGGGCGACGCTCGTCTGCTTGTAGCCGATCCAGCCGACGACCAGTGCCGTCAGGATCGATAACGTCGTCGCCACGAGCAGGGCGGCGACCGCGCGATTACGACGGCTCCATCGCCATGCTCGCTCCCAAGGCGACACCCGGCGGGCGCTGATCGAACGCCCGGCGATGAACGCCCTGAGATCGCGCTCCATCGCGACGGCGGTGGGGTAGCGGTGCGACGGCTCCCGTGCGATCGCCTTGAGAACGATGGTTTCAAGGTCGCGCGGAATGGCCGGATTAATCGACCGAGGCGACGCCGGACTGGCAGTGGAAATCAGGCGGATCAGCTCGGCCGGGCCGGTATCCCGGTACGGCGGCTGCAGCGTGAGCAGCTCGTAGAGCGTGAGGCCGAGGCCATAGATGTCGGACCGGGCGTCCACCTTCTTGTCGATCGCCTCGGGGGCCATGTACTGGAGCGTACCGATGATGTCGCCGGTCCGCGTGACATTGGAATCGTTGCCAACCTTCGCAAGCCCGAAGTCCGCGACCCAGACGATGCCGGCGTCATCCAGGATGAGATTCGCCGGCTTCACATCCCGGTGCAGGACGCCGCGATCGTGTGCGTATTGGAGGGCGTCAGCGACTTGCGCGCCGATGTCGGCGACCCATTTGTAATGCTCCGTCGGGGTCCGCTGCGACAGCGACTGGACTGCGGGCGTCTGGGGTTCTGCGGGATGTCCGGGTTTGGGTCCCGAACTCTTACGCGCTCGGCCGCGGTCCCGCGTCGCGCTGGCCGCCGATGCGAGCGATCGCGTGACCTGGCCGAGCCCCTGTCCGTCGATGCACTGCATGACGTAGTAGTGGATGTCCCCCTGCTGGCCGACGCCGAAGATCGGCACGATGTTGGTGTGATGCAGTCGGGCGGCGGCGCGGGCCTCTTGTTCGAAGCGTGCCAGGCGGGTGGGGTCGAGCACGGCCGACGCCGAGAGAATCTTGATCGCGACGCGTCGCCCGAGGGATTCCTGCACTGCTTCAAAGACGACGCCCATGCCGCCGCGGCCCAATTCACGCACGAT is part of the Humisphaera borealis genome and encodes:
- the fliM gene encoding flagellar motor switch protein FliM, coding for MADVLDQSEVDALLAAVDTSQASNGPPPQVFSSGGTSSVEVHVYDFKRPERVSKDQMRALEALHEGFGRNFGAALSGYLRTIVEVSVAHIEQLTYSEFIHSLPNPTCFNLVKAEQLDGQMCLEISPLIIYPIIDRLLGGSNADLFIPQRPLTQIEQRLVQRITDRAMQHLSEAWTNLTPVTFSVSDFESNPQLVLIVPPNETVVVVSFELKMGNRAGTMSLCIPYNVIEPVIGLLNQQNWFSYQRKGSQDEHLRKLTRNVSNAPIELRAFLAATTMTLNELMSLQVGDVITTEKPIEKEILIQVEGRNKFLGQVGRLRGSKAVQITRLCQDATEGLRAEALSAAAGSASGTPGS
- a CDS encoding CPBP family glutamic-type intramembrane protease, producing MSLLVLLPFVIVYELYAAGLIASGPVGAVRSVPHITAFLLIEDLFRLLGVVGRHLPAFALTAMLLGAHVLRNDRWRFHPAVPFAMGIEGIAWAVPLLIFGWVMARFVTLGGGGIGGEWAILCVGAGIYEEMVFRLMLASILLLILKDLVGVRTGAAVVTAVVVSGVLFALYHYLSPAEDFRLRTCLFRTGAGVYFGALFLLRGFGVTAICHMAYDIFVVGILSQA
- a CDS encoding sensor histidine kinase; its protein translation is MTLLKKGLLLIAVPLLFQLVFIFLMNRSLSDAAEAEKMALHTKDVLVQAQTAYSDIVMAQSAARGYIITSNPTFGTEAEGLLDTALNTFKGLSKLVSDNPVQTSRAKAVLGSAQSLDTWIRQMMVLVRAARRDQAVSQVIAFEGKSRMDRLRAELDEFIREEGRLEAQRLGALHAARTSQRWMIGGGVFGATLVTCFVAYVFSRGVSRRVSVVTANAEALAEGQPLAGRLPGGDEIARLDAVMHETARRLSEGVEAERRYKAELEKRATELSAANESLRQQTQENEMFVYSVSHDLRSPLVNLQGFSQELAHAGADLRSTLSDDRVPPDIRKRVDRLLEADVVDSIRFIQSAVTRSASIIDALLRLSRAGRVEYRLQTVDVQSTVARVVDAMANTIEGKSARVVVGDLPPCRGDPAAVEQIFGNLIGNAVNYLDPARPGVVEVGTAGESGVLRHGKMTYYVRDNGLGIPAAYLGKVFVAFQRLHGDIAKGEGIGLALVRRAVERHGGEIWVESTEGVGTTFYLALPPDAGSEAPLPVAAAAEHSETPRV
- a CDS encoding response regulator, which produces MQMEPVHIILTEDDDGHASLVERNLRRAGVANGFTRLRDGQEALDYFHGPDAKTASENAASNCVLLLDINMPRVDGVEVLRRLKSDSRTATLPVIMLTTTDDPREVERCYQLGCNVYITKPVEYEPFVDAVKRLGFFLQVVKLPAGAAGDA
- a CDS encoding DUF2617 family protein, with the protein product MSTNNRTKQRRSGGLSLHLYQRALHPELFKILGSEQVVRRAYEADIWLVEGGHVVTFVAGKTSLVEVIVTGNEQLPDRNLIQALQCRGERYHETTIGPNVRYMISTQEEQLTQTLYDATRHEISTYAAKRELMSAEGQFTGDAGGYLSVLDIECRSHELLVQSFHLFDDNQLVIKTQAIFEVAKEPRQN
- a CDS encoding serine/threonine-protein kinase is translated as MTDELSEPERHPVDLIAEEFAARYRRGERPAISEYTDRHPELTEQIRNALQSVAMMERMNVARRSQSGLAITPTLERVGDFRIVRELGRGGMGVVFEAVQESLGRRVAIKILSASAVLDPTRLARFEQEARAAARLHHTNIVPIFGVGQQGDIHYYVMQCIDGQGLGQVTRSLASAASATRDRGRARKSSGPKPGHPAEPQTPAVQSLSQRTPTEHYKWVADIGAQVADALQYAHDRGVLHRDVKPANLILDDAGIVWVADFGLAKVGNDSNVTRTGDIIGTLQYMAPEAIDKKVDARSDIYGLGLTLYELLTLQPPYRDTGPAELIRLISTASPASPRSINPAIPRDLETIVLKAIAREPSHRYPTAVAMERDLRAFIAGRSISARRVSPWERAWRWSRRNRAVAALLVATTLSILTALVVGWIGYKQTSVALKAESIRRGEAETARKISDDNVRLCLDALSDLFGQLSASQQLELPMGGGPPGERREPPLDRREPPGGRPDHLPAKDMRALVNAGVLEGVLRFYDRFSERNLTDPSLEVEAAWGYHRVADVYRLMSETESADRSYGLAAERFERALAGPSSDDALRASATAGLLESIGSISAIPGDPEGRAVALKQIAYAMNQYVEREGVDQRAGMPMAACHYRTGRLLEASNDAAGALAAYNASMMLLERRGEVGPPRGPNGDGGRAGPPVVTLGDPASRAAAVLLAQGRTDEARALLVRVINQIERAESESRGPPRHRESPAILYELLVEVETKLGDTAAADKARRQAARLRERNDRPPGDRPPDGRPREAGPRGGPPPFR